The following coding sequences lie in one Megalodesulfovibrio gigas DSM 1382 = ATCC 19364 genomic window:
- the hemA gene encoding glutamyl-tRNA reductase yields the protein MTLSIYLIGLNHKTAPVEVREKFALAGVCPPPPEDLPAVEPDPDAPPPPLFPVGKHLREVVVLSTCNRVEVLAVGPGAETVEAVLERWAGLKGATADELRPYVYIHEQLEAVQHLYCVACSLDSMVLGEPQILGQLKDAYRKAVAQNATGVICNRLLHKAFSVAKRVRTETAIGGSAVSISYAAVELAKRIFGEMHDRQAMLIGAGEMAELAATHLLTSGIQKIFVANRTLERAVHLAEQFRGEAVPFELLHERLHEVDIIISSTGAPTAILKAKDLKPVLKKRRNRPMFFIDIAVPRDIDPDVNHLDNVYLYDIDDLNEVVEENLAQRQGEAVKARGIVAQEAVKFGIWLKSLDLTPTIKDLLDQGRVLGRRELAKTLKRIKANGKTHDDADVELALEMLVDSLVRKLYSQPITFLKRRAEEEDSARRYIDITRRMFNLDDERVPPDAHQDRRPPREGCGACNHVDSGD from the coding sequence GAGCCAGACCCGGACGCCCCGCCGCCGCCGTTGTTCCCCGTGGGCAAGCACCTGCGGGAAGTGGTGGTCCTTTCCACCTGCAACCGCGTGGAAGTGCTGGCCGTTGGCCCTGGCGCCGAGACCGTGGAAGCCGTGCTGGAGCGCTGGGCCGGACTCAAAGGCGCAACCGCAGACGAATTGCGGCCCTATGTGTACATCCACGAGCAGCTGGAGGCCGTGCAGCACCTGTATTGCGTGGCCTGCAGCCTGGATTCCATGGTCCTGGGTGAACCGCAAATCCTGGGCCAGCTCAAGGACGCCTACCGCAAGGCCGTGGCCCAGAACGCCACGGGTGTTATCTGCAACCGGCTGCTGCACAAGGCGTTTTCCGTGGCCAAGCGCGTACGGACCGAAACCGCCATCGGCGGCTCGGCCGTGTCCATCAGCTACGCTGCCGTGGAGCTGGCCAAGCGGATTTTCGGCGAAATGCACGACCGTCAGGCCATGCTCATCGGCGCGGGGGAAATGGCAGAACTGGCCGCCACCCACCTGCTGACCTCGGGCATTCAGAAAATCTTCGTGGCCAACCGCACCCTGGAACGGGCCGTGCACTTGGCCGAACAGTTCCGCGGCGAGGCTGTGCCCTTTGAGCTGCTCCACGAGCGTCTGCACGAGGTGGACATCATCATCAGCTCCACCGGCGCGCCCACGGCCATCCTCAAGGCCAAGGATCTCAAGCCGGTGCTCAAAAAACGGCGCAACCGGCCCATGTTCTTCATCGACATTGCCGTGCCGCGGGACATCGACCCCGACGTCAACCACCTGGACAATGTCTATCTGTATGATATCGACGACTTGAACGAAGTGGTGGAAGAGAATCTGGCCCAGCGCCAGGGCGAAGCCGTCAAGGCCCGGGGCATTGTGGCCCAGGAGGCGGTGAAGTTCGGCATCTGGCTCAAATCCTTGGACCTGACCCCCACCATCAAGGACCTGCTGGACCAGGGCCGGGTACTGGGCCGCCGCGAGCTGGCCAAGACCCTCAAGCGCATCAAGGCCAACGGCAAGACTCACGACGACGCCGATGTGGAACTCGCCCTCGAAATGCTGGTGGATTCCCTGGTCCGCAAGCTGTACAGCCAGCCCATTACGTTCCTGAAACGCCGCGCCGAGGAAGAAGACAGCGCCCGCCGCTACATCGACATCACCCGGCGCATGTTCAACCTGGACGACGAACGGGTGCCCCCGGACGCGCACCAGGACCGACGCCCGCCCCGCGAGGGCTGCGGCGCCTGCAACCATGTGGATTCCGGAGACTAG